The following proteins are encoded in a genomic region of Pelodictyon phaeoclathratiforme BU-1:
- a CDS encoding DUF7303 family protein, whose product MSETQFTFEPLIKATRNTGSRTSSYPFDAMPEPTAEGHYATWYSPVGEDTVKKVQSAVGAINRKYSEETGEIKISTKTGKEIPVLRPIRKYSVTVRYVPKEAEEFAGEPYAIVQRIK is encoded by the coding sequence ATGAGTGAAACACAGTTTACATTTGAACCGCTTATTAAAGCAACCCGTAATACCGGAAGCAGAACATCCAGTTATCCATTTGACGCTATGCCTGAACCAACCGCAGAAGGACATTACGCCACATGGTACTCCCCTGTGGGTGAAGATACGGTGAAAAAAGTGCAGAGCGCAGTGGGAGCAATTAACCGAAAGTATTCTGAAGAAACAGGTGAAATCAAGATCAGTACCAAGACAGGTAAAGAGATACCGGTTCTTCGCCCTATTCGCAAATACTCGGTTACTGTTCGCTATGTACCGAAAGAAGCTGAAGAGTTCGCTGGTGAGCCTTATGCCATAGTTCAGAGGATTAAGTAG